In Paenibacillus kyungheensis, the following are encoded in one genomic region:
- a CDS encoding MsnO8 family LLM class oxidoreductase: MKALPLGILDMSPVLESVSVEEALQQSVRLAQMAEEQGYERFWLSEHHDMAGLACTAPEILITYIGAHTSTIRLGSGGVLLPHYSALKIAETFRMLSALYPGRIDLGIGRAPGGSAHASIALSGNYLEHVAQMPTLMQDLTHLLQNKYEIEGGEVFARPIPAQEPECWLLGTNIKSAGLAAEYGTGYVFGYFMSDNDGQKAIQHYLEQYQATSLQSHPKVMMAISVICADTQTEAEQLYEHWKSHSQAPGGSTDEIPAPIVASTENIIEQLQQLQTQYKADELLLICPLQTYDQRIHVYQKIAEANQSVSSVSLL, from the coding sequence ATGAAAGCATTACCCCTTGGCATTCTGGATATGTCACCTGTATTAGAAAGCGTATCGGTTGAAGAAGCATTACAACAGTCTGTACGATTAGCACAAATGGCAGAAGAACAAGGATATGAGCGATTCTGGTTATCAGAGCATCATGATATGGCAGGGCTTGCTTGTACAGCCCCTGAAATATTAATCACTTATATCGGAGCGCATACCTCAACCATTCGTCTAGGTTCTGGCGGTGTATTATTGCCTCATTATAGTGCACTCAAAATCGCAGAAACGTTTCGGATGTTATCAGCGCTATATCCAGGCAGAATTGATCTTGGTATAGGACGTGCACCCGGTGGATCTGCTCATGCTTCGATTGCACTCAGTGGTAATTATTTAGAACATGTGGCTCAGATGCCTACATTGATGCAAGACCTTACTCATTTGTTGCAAAATAAATATGAGATTGAAGGCGGAGAAGTTTTTGCTAGACCGATTCCTGCACAAGAGCCGGAATGCTGGTTACTTGGCACCAATATTAAGAGTGCAGGTCTAGCCGCTGAATATGGAACAGGATATGTATTTGGTTACTTTATGAGTGATAATGATGGTCAGAAAGCCATCCAACATTATCTTGAACAATATCAAGCTACATCGTTACAGTCTCATCCTAAAGTCATGATGGCAATCTCTGTTATTTGCGCAGATACGCAAACAGAAGCGGAGCAGTTATATGAGCATTGGAAAAGTCATTCTCAAGCGCCGGGCGGAAGTACTGACGAAATTCCAGCTCCGATTGTAGCAAGCACCGAAAATATTATAGAGCAGTTACAACAATTGCAAACTCAATATAAGGCGGACGAACTACTACTCATTTGTCCATTGCAAACGTACGATCAACGTATCCATGTGTATCAAAAAATTGCAGAAGCCAATCAATCGGTATCTTCTGTTTCGTTGTTATAA
- a CDS encoding D-2-hydroxyacid dehydrogenase produces MSTIVFLQELDEAQKQQIQKAAPHYELKAVPAKQADASLFQDAEIIVGWSKKLADYILAEDCPVKWVQTWSAGVDNMPLDKLSHKQVQLTSANGVHTVPISEQIFGYMLSFSRNFHQAIRNQSQQIWDTSGTFTELKGKSIAIVGVGNIGQETARLAQAFGMHTIGVRRSGKATEHIEEMYTMDQLDDALAEADYVVNILPLTDETKQLFNQERFAAMKKNAIFINVGRGSTVDTDALVHALEDHVIAGAGLDVFDPEPLPEDHPLWKMEQVIITPHIAGSNEHYTERVLDIFLTNLKAYQNDQTLPINLVDYGKKY; encoded by the coding sequence ATGTCTACCATTGTCTTTCTACAAGAACTAGATGAAGCTCAAAAACAACAGATTCAAAAGGCAGCGCCCCATTATGAGTTGAAAGCTGTTCCTGCTAAACAAGCAGATGCTTCCCTTTTTCAAGATGCCGAAATTATTGTAGGATGGTCTAAAAAGCTGGCTGATTATATTCTTGCCGAAGACTGTCCGGTTAAATGGGTTCAAACCTGGTCAGCAGGTGTGGATAATATGCCTTTAGACAAGTTGAGTCATAAGCAAGTTCAATTGACCAGCGCTAACGGTGTACATACCGTTCCAATTTCAGAACAAATTTTTGGATATATGTTGTCATTCTCTCGTAACTTTCATCAAGCGATTCGTAATCAGAGTCAACAGATATGGGACACGAGTGGAACATTTACCGAACTTAAAGGAAAATCGATTGCTATTGTAGGTGTTGGTAATATTGGACAAGAAACGGCAAGACTTGCTCAAGCATTCGGTATGCATACCATCGGTGTTCGTCGTTCAGGTAAAGCAACAGAACATATCGAAGAGATGTATACGATGGATCAATTAGACGATGCTTTAGCTGAAGCAGATTATGTGGTGAATATTTTGCCACTAACGGATGAGACGAAGCAGTTATTTAATCAAGAACGTTTTGCAGCGATGAAGAAAAATGCTATTTTTATAAATGTGGGACGTGGTTCTACAGTGGACACCGATGCATTGGTTCATGCTTTGGAAGATCACGTAATTGCAGGAGCAGGGCTTGATGTGTTTGACCCGGAACCTTTACCTGAAGATCATCCATTATGGAAAATGGAGCAAGTGATTATTACCCCTCATATTGCAGGTAGTAATGAACATTATACAGAACGTGTATTAGATATTTTCCTAACGAACTTGAAAGCTTATCAGAACGATCAGACTCTTCCTATCAATCTAGTTGATTATGGTAAAAAATATTAA
- the thpR gene encoding RNA 2',3'-cyclic phosphodiesterase, whose product MGTQAGQERMFVALRIGQEAAESLSDWSASLHEKYNFRKWTHAQDLHITIQFLGDVWVEEIPPLQQAIAQIAAQTQSFALQIGSLDTFGLIEAPRVWWVHPEGDLQSLHILQQRIGQACTELGYVIDDRPYRPHITIARKYKGEIPFSELDHTFQLPPIGWQVTEIVLCKIRIGHQPSYENISTFPLVKE is encoded by the coding sequence ATGGGTACACAAGCAGGACAAGAGCGAATGTTTGTTGCTTTGCGGATCGGACAAGAAGCAGCAGAATCTTTAAGTGATTGGAGTGCTTCGTTACATGAGAAATATAATTTTCGCAAATGGACACATGCACAGGATTTACATATCACAATTCAGTTTCTAGGTGATGTATGGGTAGAAGAGATTCCACCATTACAACAAGCCATTGCTCAAATAGCAGCACAGACCCAATCATTTGCATTACAGATTGGATCATTAGATACATTTGGTCTGATCGAAGCACCCAGAGTGTGGTGGGTACATCCTGAAGGTGATCTTCAATCATTGCATATTCTTCAGCAGCGGATTGGACAAGCTTGTACAGAGTTGGGATATGTAATAGATGATCGTCCATATCGACCGCATATTACAATAGCTCGCAAATATAAAGGTGAAATTCCTTTTTCAGAGCTGGATCATACCTTTCAGTTGCCACCTATAGGATGGCAAGTCACAGAGATTGTATTGTGCAAAATACGAATAGGACATCAACCCTCATATGAGAATATTTCTACATTTCCTTTAGTGAAAGAGTGA